The genome window CTGCATCCCGACGATCATGCCGTACTGGCGATCGTTGAGAATGACGATCACTGGATTCAGCTTCTGTTCGACGGCGGTCGCGAAGTCGGCGCTGGCCATCAGGAAGCAGCCATCGCCGGTCACGGTCAGCACCTTCTTGTCGGGATGCACGAGCTTGGCAGCCATCGCGGCAGGCAGGCCAAAGCCCATCGCGCCCCAGTAGCCTTCCGGGGTGAACGTGTCGCGGTTACGGGTCTCAACCAGCATGCGGGTCCATTGGTTGTGCGAGCCGATGTCGCCGAGAATGATCGTGTCGTCGTCAACGCTGTCGGCCAGCGCCGCGAGCGCAACACCGTAGTGCATCGGTCGGTCGTCGCCGTACTCCGTCTGGATCTGGCGCTGGACGGCTGCACGCAGGTCGGTCTTGCCGCGAGCGATGCGCGCACGAAGCCCGTCATCTACCTGCCGTTGCTGATCGCCGAGCCCTTCAATGAGCTGGTTCAGTGCCGGACGGATGTCGGCCACTGCGCCGCCGGCTGCGCGCCGGTCGGCCTGCTCGCCTTCGTTGCCCAGCCAGATGCCGACGACCGGCGCTTCGGTCGAGGCGAACAGTGCGTCGGCGTGACCGGTGCCGCCACGCTCGCCAACGGCGAGAATCAGGTCGGCTTCGGCGGCGAGTTGCTTATGCAGCGGCGTGCGGTCGTAGAGGTTGAGCTGCCCGACTGCCAGTGGATGCGTATCGGGAATGCCGCCAGCGGCGTCTCCGGAGAGCAGCACCGGCGCTTCCAGCAGCTCAGCCAGCTCAACCAGCTCATCCTGAGCAAACGTAGATCGCACGCCCTTGCCGGCCCAGATGACCGGATTCTGGCTGGCCCTCACGCGCTCGACGATGCCTTCGAGGCCGGCCTTGTTCAGCTTCGTTTCCGGCAGATCGAGCGGTTGGTAGACATCCATCTCAGTCTCACCGGCCAGCAGTACGTCCTGCGGGATCTCGACGTGGACCGGTCCGGGCCGACCACTGCGCGCAATGGCGAACGCCCGAGCCATCACGCTCGGGATGTCCTCCGGCCGCTGGATCGAGACGCTCCACTTGGTCACCTCGGCGAAGACGCGAACGAGAAAGTCCTCCCCATCGACGCCGTGGAACGATTCGTAGGACGCGTTGCGCGGCACAGCACCGGAGATGTGCACCAGCGGCGACGCCGCCATATATGCCTGCGCGACCCCGGTCAGCGAGTTGGTCCCGCCCGGGCCGGCAGTCACCAGCACGACGCCCGGCTTACCGGTCAGGCGGCCGTAGGCATCGGCCATACCGCTGGCTGTACCCTCGTGCTTGACCGTGATGTGGCGGATGTCCGGTGCATCCACCAGGGCGTCGTAGACCTCAATGACGTGTGAGCCAACGAGGCCGAAGACCACATCAACGCCCTCGGCACGAAAGGCCTCGACGACTGCCGCGCCACTGCGCTGTCGTACTCGTCCGCCAGAACTGTCGGCCATGTGACCCGCTCCTCTACAGCGTGTTCCTGTGTTCAGAAGTGCCAGTATCGCCTCGGTCTGGCGCTACGACAAGCAGTTCGTGACTTGTTACGGGATTGTTACGGGCACCGGGTATCCGACACGGAGGTGTGACATGCGGCGGGCTACAGTTCAAGCAGAGAGTGCAACCTGCGATGCGAAGGAGCAGGACGATGAACGTCGAGACGACTCCCCAACCAACAGCGATTCCGCCACGTGACCCTGCCTATCAGTACGAGGCTGCTCGCCGTCAGCTCGCCCGGGCACTGACCGAATACAGCGCCGACCTCGACACCGACGGCGCACATCAGGATCTGGCACGGCGTCGCAACGAGGTCATCGAGGCCGGAATGCCGTTCTTCGGGCCACTCCGCCGCTTCGTCCAGCATGAGGTGCGACGCTGGGCGGACCTGGATGGCTTCGACACTACCGACGTGCCGGTCGACGATGTGGTCGCCGCGATCTATCTGATCGCTGTCGAGCAGGCTGCCGATGCTCCACATGCCCGCGCGTTCTACACCTGGCTGCGCCGGATCGCGCGCCGTGAGGTGCGGTCGGCCCTCCTGGAGCAGGAGCGGCTGAACCGGCTGGAGGTCTCTCTGCAGCAGCCGGTCCAGACTGTTGGTGAGTGGCCAGATCGCGCACTTCGCCTGATCGCGGTGCTGGCCGACCCAACGGCGCTTCCGCCGGACGAGATCATCATCGGCGATGAAGAAGCCGCCGTGCTGGATCGGCTGCTCGGCAAGCTCCCGGAACGCTGGCGCGAGATCTTCCTGCTTCGGGTCATCGATGGCTGGGATGTCGAGGAGATCGCGACTGCCGAGGGAATCGCGGCAGAGAATGTGCGGGCGATAGTACGACACAGTCGGGCGTTCCTCGGAGCCTGGCTGTTGGAGAACGCGGATGTCATCGCCTAGCACTGCCAGGAAAGGAGCAGACGATGACTGACTATGAGCTGTTGGAGCAGATGCGCGAGATCACCGGTGAGAAGATACCGACCTGCGATCTCTGCGGCCGACAAGTAGCGGTCGAGTTCGTGTTCGATGGTCGTCAGTTCACCGATCGAGACGGCCCGGTCCACATCTGCGCGGAGTGCCGCGAGCTCTACGAGCGCGGCGACGAGCCGCTGGATGAGCTTCTTGACGAGGACATCGAAGGCGTCTGACCTGTCAGGGCCGGTGGCGGCGCTTGGTCGCAGTCACCGGCCCGCACGCGGTTGAATCGTCAGGCCGCTGAGTCGTCCGGCGCACTGGATTGGGATGGCGGCGGAGTTGGTACGTCCGGTGTATCGTCGGACTCGTTCCGACCGCGATACCAGGCGATCAACGGCACAGCCGCCATCACTAGCACAAGGACAAGTGCCTCGTCCCAACTGAATTTTCCGGCGTGATAGATCGGAAGAATCATCCTGGCTCCACCCTGTTCGACCATCACCACAGCAAGTATAGGTCGCCGGACGAGGAGCGTCGGTATGCATCATGCTTCTTGGTCAGGCGGACACACGGACTGGGGAAGAAAGGACAACCATCGATATGAACGATGAAACCTCCGGCGCGCCGAGCTGGCTGCCAATTCTGTTTCCGCTCGCGATCGTCGGGATCATTCTGCTGCTACGCAAGAGCCGCTCGCAATCGCGCGTGGACAAGGCGATGCAGCCGATCGGCAAGGCGATCGACGATTCGGGCTTGCCGGATAACGCCAAGTCGATCCTGCTCAACGCCATCGATGAGGTTCGCGACGCGCTGAACAACGTCAGCGCCGCCGCCGAGGACATCAAGAAGCGCTAGGGCCGAAAGAGATGACAGACAGACGGCCGGAGCACTGCTCCGGCCGTCTGTCTGTCTCAGCAGTGCTCTCTCAGGCTGCGCGCCGCGGCGCTCGTGCGGGTGTTGGTGCATCGACAGTCGGTACGGGACCAACCGGATGACCCTCGATCCGCAGATCCGGCAGCCAGCGCAACCAGCGCGGCAGATACCAGTTGGCGTTCCCCAGCAGCGCCATGCTCGACGGCACCAGCACTGAGCGAACGATGGTCGCATCGAGGAAGATCGCAACGGCCAGGCCAAAGCCCATCTGCTGCATCTCGATCAGGCTGCCGGCAGCAAAGGCTCCGAAGACTGCGACCATGATGAGCGCCGCTCCGGTGATAATCCGCGCCGTCGATTGCAGGCCGACCGCCACAGATTCACTGTTGTTCCCGGTGCGGTCGTAATGCTCGCGAATCCGGCTCAGCAGGAAGACGTGGTAGTCCATCGACAGGCCGAACAGGATGCAGAACAGGAAGACCGGAATCCACGCCTCGATGACCGGCGACTGCCCAAAGCCAAGCAGCTCGTTGCCAATCCCTTTCTGGAAGACGAGGACCATCACGCCATAGGCTGCGCCGACCGACAGCAGGTTCATCAGGATCGCCTTGATCGGCACGATGATCGAACGGAACGCGAGCAGCAATACCAGGAAGCTCAGGCCGAGGACGAAGGCAAACACGTACGGCGTGTACTCGGCGAGCAGAACGTTGAAGTCGTGGTTGAACGCCGCCTCACCCGTGACATAGACGCTGGCTTCGGTCTCGGCGAACACGGTCGGGATCGTCTGATTACGCAATTCCTCAATGATCTGCTCGCCGGCCGGCAGGTTGCCATCTATCGCCAGCGGCACAGAGACAACGATCAGGTCACCAGCGGCGTTGGTTTCGGTCGTCGCCGGGCCGAACATCTCGTTCTGCCCCAGACTCGCGATCAGCCGATCGACGCTGTTCTGGATCGCCGGATCGTTCGCGTTGCCATCGACGACAATCTCGACTGGCGCAATAACGCCTGCGTAGAACTTCTCGCTGAGGATCTCGTAGCCGCGCTTGACATCGCTCTCAGGCAGCGTATCCAGCCCGACAACGCCGGTCTGCAGGTCAAGGTACGGCAACGCCAGGGCGAGCAGGAGACCAGCGGCGAGAATGACACTGACCACGCGGTGCGTCATCACGGTCTGTGTCAGGCGTCCCCAGAAACCGGCGTGGATCGTCTCGCTGTCGCGCTTGCGCTGCAGCGCGATCCGCAGTGGATCATCGTAATGACGCTTGCGCGGCCAGTCGATGCGATCGCCAAGCAGCGCCAACAGTGCCGGAATCAGCGTCATCGAGGACACAATCGACACCAGCACAACCAGTGCCGCACCGACTGCAAGACCACGGAAGACCGTCACCGGGATGATGAACATACCCATCAGCGCGATGACCACTGTCAGGCCGGAGCAGACGACCGCCTTGGTCGCCGTTCCGCCCGCGTTCTCGATCGCGGCACGACGCTCATGCCCGTGTCGGCGTTCTTCGCGATAGCGTTCGACAATGAACAACGCGTAGTCGATACCGACGGCCAGACCGATCATGACGATGAGGTTGAAGGTGATGTCAGAAACCGGGTGCCACTGGCCCAGCACGGTTGCCATGCCAGTTGCGACCGCGATCGACGCCAGCGCGACGACCAGCGGAACGCCGGCCGCCAGCAGCGCACCAAACACGACCACCAGGACGATGAGCGCGATGGGGAGCCCGAACAACTCGGCCCGGGCCAGGTCGCGCTCGGCAATCGCGCCGTAGGCAACGTCGCCGCTCAGATCGCCGACGCTGAGAACAGTCACATCGGCCGTGCGCTGCGCCTCGATCGTGCGGACGTATTCCTCGCCGCGACCTTCGAGCGCGTCACTATCGCCAGCCATCACGACCGGCAAAACCGCCGTCATACGATCGTCCGAAATGAGCTGACTGGCTGTCGGATCGCCCGCCGCCTCAAGATCAAGCACGTTCGTGACGCTCGCGACAGTACCGTCCAACCCACGCAACGCCGCGGACGTACTCTCAATGACCTGTCGAAATGCAGGATCGTCAATCGTCAGGTGGTCGCTTGTGATGACAACCGTCTCGGTTTGTGGCTGCTGACCGTTGAGGCGTTGCTCGATCAGCCGGTCACCTTTCAGCGACTCTGGCTCTGTTGTGAAACCGTCGTCATTCGAAATCGGGCTGGGCAACATGCCGGATGCTGCCCCAGCCATGACGACCAGCAACAACCAGAATCCAACGACCAGCCAGGGCCGTCGGGCACTCCATCGTGCCACCCCACGCGTCGATGGTACCGCCATTGGTCCCTCCATATCTCCGTGACGAAGTGGGCTGCAATCGGCCCTACGCACATCACTCAGACTAGGTTCGCGGGGCGGTTTCCTCGACGGGGCAGGCTTCCAAACAACGGGTGGGGATAACCCTACTCGGCGGGTGTGGGCTGCTGTAATGGAGGGTGAGAAAGAGCTGTGACAGCGCTTCGGAAACGAGAGACCCGGATAGGGAGAGACTGTGAGCAAAGGTTCCGTACGGACAGGACCTGGCCTGTCCTCGCCGTGAGGCGACCCCCTCACGCGAGCATCGGTGCTCTGGACACACGAACCCAGCATGAGGCCGTGGACATGTAGGGGCGTATCGCATACGCCCGGCCAGAAACACGAGAATCCAGCATATGCACCCGGACACCGTGGCCGGCGGGCGAACGAATCGAGGTTGAAACGGGCGTATGCGATACGCCCCTACACGCCGGAGCCGATGCGGTGATGATACGCCAGGACCGCCAGCATCCAGGTGCAGGGTCGCCTCACGGCGAGGACAGGCCGGGTCCTGTCCGTACGGAAGGTTAGCGCGCTCATGCATCTACCCCCGTAGATACGCCAGGACGGCGAGGACGCGCCTGTGCTGCGTGACGGCGTCGTCGAGGGCAAGCTTGCTGAAGATGTTGCTGATGTGCTTTTCGACAGTGCCCTCGCCAATGAAGAGGCGGTCGGCGATGGCGGTGTTCGACTGACCCTCGGCGATAAGCGCCAGGACCTCCTGCTCGCGCGGCGTCAGGTCGGCGAGCCGATCATCACGACGGCGCCGAGTGACGAGCTGGGCGACAACCTCAGGATCCAGCACGGTCCCGCCAGCTGCAACCTGGCGCAGCGCCATCATGAACTCGCTGACGTCGGCGACGCGATCCTTCAGCAGATAGCCGACACCAGCCGCTCCGCTTTCCAGTAGCTCGCCGGCGTAGCGCTCCTCGACGTATTGCGAGAGGATCAGGATCGGGGTGAGCGGAACGCGATCGCGCGCCGCAATGGCGGCGCGCAAGCCTTCGTCCCGAAATGTGGGCGGCATCCGAACGTCGACAATGGAGACGTCCGGGCGTTCGCGGTCGATCGCCTCGACGAGTTCCGGGCCACTGGCGACGCTCGCGACGACATCATGACCAGCGTCGGCCACAAGTCGGTTGAGCCCTTCGCGTAACAGCACCGAATCCTCGGCGATCACTATGCGCACGGCAACTCCAGATGCACTCGTGTTGGCCCACCGACCGGACTCTCGACGGTCAACATACCATCGACGCCTGCCACCCGATCAGCGAGGCCGGTCAGTCCGCCACTCGGCGTCGTGATTGCTCCGCCGCGCCCATTATCGACCACATCGAGCAGAAGTACACCGTTCTCGACGCGCGCCTGCACCGATGCGCTGGTCGCGCCACTGTGCCGCGCCACGTTGGTCAGCGCCTCGGCGACAACGAAGTAGGCGGTCGATTCAATTGCGTCCGGCAGACGACCAGGCAGGTCCGTCTCGACAGTCACCGGGATCGACGTGCGCCCGGCGAGCGCAGAGATCGCCGCGTCCAGGCCACGGTCGGTCAGCACGGCGGGGTGGATACCACGCACCAGATCACGGATTTCCCGCATTGCCAGCTTGGCCTCTTCGTGAGCGTCGCTCACCAACACCTTAGCGGCCTCGGGGTCGCTGTCCATCTTCTCTTTGGCCATGCCGAGGTCCATTGCCAGGCGCACCAGCCGCTGCTGCGCGCCGTCGTGCAGATCTCGCTCGATCCGGCGCAGCTCATCAACCGATGCGCTCACTGCCCGCGAGCGGCTCTCCGTGAGCTGGCCGACACGCTCAGTGAGGATTGACTCGATGTCGGAGCCGAGCAGATGCCGCGCCAGCCAGGCATGCGCGCGCACCATACCGATAATGATGTACGGCAGTGCAAGCAGCACCGGGATACCAACCATCGCAACACCGATTGCCTCGGGCAGTGTGTTAATCGTCCAGCCGCTCGATGCCTCGTTCACCCA of Thermomicrobiales bacterium contains these proteins:
- a CDS encoding thiamine pyrophosphate-binding protein — its product is MADSSGGRVRQRSGAAVVEAFRAEGVDVVFGLVGSHVIEVYDALVDAPDIRHITVKHEGTASGMADAYGRLTGKPGVVLVTAGPGGTNSLTGVAQAYMAASPLVHISGAVPRNASYESFHGVDGEDFLVRVFAEVTKWSVSIQRPEDIPSVMARAFAIARSGRPGPVHVEIPQDVLLAGETEMDVYQPLDLPETKLNKAGLEGIVERVRASQNPVIWAGKGVRSTFAQDELVELAELLEAPVLLSGDAAGGIPDTHPLAVGQLNLYDRTPLHKQLAAEADLILAVGERGGTGHADALFASTEAPVVGIWLGNEGEQADRRAAGGAVADIRPALNQLIEGLGDQQRQVDDGLRARIARGKTDLRAAVQRQIQTEYGDDRPMHYGVALAALADSVDDDTIILGDIGSHNQWTRMLVETRNRDTFTPEGYWGAMGFGLPAAMAAKLVHPDKKVLTVTGDGCFLMASADFATAVEQKLNPVIVILNDRQYGMIVGMQQGMYGRKSETALDGPDFVAFARSFGGDGMRVESPDQMAEALARGLASDTIFVIDAICDYKHAPANLNAVSEALEEAAAPATD
- a CDS encoding sigma-70 family RNA polymerase sigma factor, whose product is MNVETTPQPTAIPPRDPAYQYEAARRQLARALTEYSADLDTDGAHQDLARRRNEVIEAGMPFFGPLRRFVQHEVRRWADLDGFDTTDVPVDDVVAAIYLIAVEQAADAPHARAFYTWLRRIARREVRSALLEQERLNRLEVSLQQPVQTVGEWPDRALRLIAVLADPTALPPDEIIIGDEEAAVLDRLLGKLPERWREIFLLRVIDGWDVEEIATAEGIAAENVRAIVRHSRAFLGAWLLENADVIA
- a CDS encoding MMPL family transporter; amino-acid sequence: MAVPSTRGVARWSARRPWLVVGFWLLLVVMAGAASGMLPSPISNDDGFTTEPESLKGDRLIEQRLNGQQPQTETVVITSDHLTIDDPAFRQVIESTSAALRGLDGTVASVTNVLDLEAAGDPTASQLISDDRMTAVLPVVMAGDSDALEGRGEEYVRTIEAQRTADVTVLSVGDLSGDVAYGAIAERDLARAELFGLPIALIVLVVVFGALLAAGVPLVVALASIAVATGMATVLGQWHPVSDITFNLIVMIGLAVGIDYALFIVERYREERRHGHERRAAIENAGGTATKAVVCSGLTVVIALMGMFIIPVTVFRGLAVGAALVVLVSIVSSMTLIPALLALLGDRIDWPRKRHYDDPLRIALQRKRDSETIHAGFWGRLTQTVMTHRVVSVILAAGLLLALALPYLDLQTGVVGLDTLPESDVKRGYEILSEKFYAGVIAPVEIVVDGNANDPAIQNSVDRLIASLGQNEMFGPATTETNAAGDLIVVSVPLAIDGNLPAGEQIIEELRNQTIPTVFAETEASVYVTGEAAFNHDFNVLLAEYTPYVFAFVLGLSFLVLLLAFRSIIVPIKAILMNLLSVGAAYGVMVLVFQKGIGNELLGFGQSPVIEAWIPVFLFCILFGLSMDYHVFLLSRIREHYDRTGNNSESVAVGLQSTARIITGAALIMVAVFGAFAAGSLIEMQQMGFGLAVAIFLDATIVRSVLVPSSMALLGNANWYLPRWLRWLPDLRIEGHPVGPVPTVDAPTPARAPRRAA
- a CDS encoding response regulator transcription factor; translated protein: MRIVIAEDSVLLREGLNRLVADAGHDVVASVASGPELVEAIDRERPDVSIVDVRMPPTFRDEGLRAAIAARDRVPLTPILILSQYVEERYAGELLESGAAGVGYLLKDRVADVSEFMMALRQVAAGGTVLDPEVVAQLVTRRRRDDRLADLTPREQEVLALIAEGQSNTAIADRLFIGEGTVEKHISNIFSKLALDDAVTQHRRVLAVLAYLRG
- a CDS encoding sensor histidine kinase, with amino-acid sequence MANVLESSVSPRRIRWSNPLRLLFSSETWRSFGFILLTFILGLFWFIVLVTLLSTGIATVVTLVGIPLLAGTMLLWIWGARVERMRFNSMLGERIMDPYAPLPDGGLWDKLKVRLRDQHVWLDLLYLFILFPIGLIQFVIAITWMSIAFSMITAPSWFWVNEASSGWTINTLPEAIGVAMVGIPVLLALPYIIIGMVRAHAWLARHLLGSDIESILTERVGQLTESRSRAVSASVDELRRIERDLHDGAQQRLVRLAMDLGMAKEKMDSDPEAAKVLVSDAHEEAKLAMREIRDLVRGIHPAVLTDRGLDAAISALAGRTSIPVTVETDLPGRLPDAIESTAYFVVAEALTNVARHSGATSASVQARVENGVLLLDVVDNGRGGAITTPSGGLTGLADRVAGVDGMLTVESPVGGPTRVHLELPCA